GCGACGACTCTTCAGCGTCGGCCTCAGCTCTCTTCCAAGAAGACGCCGAGCCGGCGGAATTTTTCGTAGCGTTGCTCGAGCATCTGATCGACCGGCATTTCTTCCAATTCAGACAACTGACGCGACAAATAAGTCTTCATCCGAGTCGCCATTTGATGGTGGTCACGATGAGCGCCACCGAGCGGTTCTTCGAGCACATCATCAACGACGCCGAGACGCAACAAATGGTCGCTCGTGAACCGAAGCGCGGCGGCCGCTTTGGGCGCGTGTTCGTGACTCTTCCACAAAATTCCGGCACAGCCTTCCGGGCTGATGACGCTGTAGTAAGCGTGCTGCAAAACCGCGACTCGATCGCCAACGCCGATCCCGAGAGCACCACCGGATCCACCTTCGCCGATCACAACGCAGATGACCGGCGTTTTCAGATCACTCATCATGAACATGCTTTCGGCGATCACTTGAGCCTGGCCGCGCTCCTCGGCACCGATCCCCGGATAGGCTCCGGGCGTGTCAATGAAACAAATGACCGGCAAGCGATATTTCTCGGCCATTTTCATTTTCACCATGGCCTTGCGATAACCTTCCGGATGAGCGCAACCAAAGTGACAAGCCGCACGTTCCTTGTAGGTCCTACCTTTTTGGTGACCGATCACCATCACCTTGAATCGATCCAATTTCGCGAAACCGGACAGCATCGCGCGGTCATCGCCAAAGTGCTTGTCACCGTGCAATTCGACAAACTCGTCAAACGCTAAGTTGAGGTAATCGCGCGTGTAAGGCCGGTTCTTATGACGAGCCACTTGGACCGTTTGCCACGGATCCAATGATGAGTAAGTCTCTTTCAATTTGGCAACGCGTGCCAAACGCAACGATCGAATCGCTGTGTCAATTTCTTCGCTGCGATCGGTGTTCCGTTCCAAAGAAGCAATTTGCCCCTCCAGATCAGCGATCTCGTTTTCGAATTCCAATCCAGGTCCGGCCATTGCTCAAGCTTCCTCTTCTTCGTCGTTGGTTTGTTCGGGACGTTTGATCATGTCTTCGGGAGACTTCATCGAACCGTCATCGTCAAAGACGCTGACTTCAGGACGACGTGGTCGCTTCCGCCAAACTTCGATGTTGCGAAAGACCTTCAAGAATTCCCACACCGAGTCCGGTCGCGCGTCGGGCGACTTCGCCATCATGCTTTTCACCAAGTCAGCGAAATCCTTCGTCACGTTGTCGTTGTGGACGATCGGACTTGGGATCGAAGCGGACAGGTGCTTCGAGAGCAAATCGTTGGGAGTCTGCCCGGTGTACGGTGGCTTGCCCGTGCAGGCTTCGAACAGGACACAACCGAACGAATAGATATCGCTGCGTTCGTCGCAAAGCTTCCCGCGAATTTGTTCGGGAGCCATGTAACTGCGTGTGCCCTGGATGTTCTTGGCTTTGTAGAACATCTTGCTCAAACCGGTCCGCTTCGGTTCGGTGATTGTGAAGTCAATCAGCTTGGTCTCGCCGTCATGGGCGACCAGATAGTTGTCTGGCTTGATATCGCGATGGATCCAATTCTTCGTGTGCATGTAGTAAAGACCCTCAGCGGCCTGCTCGATAATTTTGTCGAGCATGTACGCGAGCGACTCAGGCCCCTTCCGAAGCGCCTGCTTCATGTTCATTTCACTGAACAATTCCAGCACTAGAAATGGCCGGCCGTTTTCGACGCGGTGGTCGATCATCTTGATGATCCGCGGACTGTTCAGCGCCTTGCCGACGTTGTACTCGTGCTTGAGCGATGCCAGTTCGCCTTTGTCATTCGACATCGACTGACGCAAAATCTTGAGCGCGTAACGTTTCTGGTCCCCTTCATCAATCGCTTCCCAAACTTCAGCGGTTGATCCGATGCGGATCAATCGAGCGAGTCGGTAGGGGCCTAGAAAGTCGCGTGATTTAGACATCGAGCGGCTGGGGCTTTGTCGGAAACGGGACCATCGAGTTGAACGATCAAAACGATTTTGTGGCCTCGCATGATAGTCCAACCTCCCCCACAGCCGAAAGACGTGTGCCCGGCGGCGAAAATCGCTTGGCGGGCGACGGGATACCGCCGCAGAAAAGGGCACTTCGGTACCCAACCACCCTGCCCTCCCCTTGGTTCACGGACGCAGAGCTCACGCGACGATTGTCGAGAGGTGGAGCGCCGTGACGGAGGGCCGCTCAGTTGGCCGCGATCAGTTCCGAATACAATTCGCGAATTCGGCGAGTCATCGTCTCGTGCCGGAACAGATCCGTGAACCGGGTTTGGCCTTCACGCCCCATCCGCTGACGAAGTTCGGCGTCGCCAACCAAACGAATCATCCGGTCTGCCAGTTGGTCGAGCTCCCCTGCCCCGACCAAGTATCCGGTCTGGTCATCGATCACAACTTCGCGAGCGCCATCGATGTCGTAGCTGATCGCTGGTCGACCCGCGATCAAAGCTTGCGGCAACGCCCGAGCCAAACCTTCTCGGTAGGAAGCGTGAACCAGAACGTCCATCGCACCAATCATGGCGGGCACCTCCGACGGTGGCACCAACCCGGTAAAAATGAAGTTCTCCTGCAAACCCAGCGATTCAATCTGCTGTTCGAGTTCCGCACGAAGGATCCCATCCCCCACAAGCAAGAACCGCACGTTCGGGTATCGGTCCGCAACACGCTTCGCAGCGGGGATCAAATCCACGTGACCCTTCAAGTGAAACAGTCGAGCAATCTTGCCCACCACAACATGCTCGTCCCGCAGACCGTACTTTTGCCGAACCGCTTCGCGGTGATCCGCCGCATGAACAAACGGGTCGACGTTCATCCCGCTGTGAATCGTCACGAACTTTTCGCGAGGTGCGACGCCCGCATCCACCATCAGATCCGTCATCGCATCGGCGACCGAGATCAATTTGTGACAACGGGACGCGGCCCAACGCTCACACCGTACGAAGAAGTCATGAGCCAGCTTGGATTGGTACTCATGAAAGGGAGCGCCATGAACCGTGTGGACGACAACGGGACGTTTGCCAGTGGAGGTTCGCTTCAGCCCCCATCCGACGTGTCGGCCAAGCAAACCACCTTTGGCGCTGTGCGTGTGGACGACATCAGGATCAAAGCCCAACAACGTCCGTCGTAAATCGCGAGCGGCTTTCCAGTCGTTCACCGGATGAATCGCACGACGAAGGGAGTCGATCAGCTCGATTGGCAAACCGTCCAGTTCGAACCGCCCTGCCCTGCCCTGAGTCTCAACCGCAGAATGGTCGCCACTGCGTGCATCAGACGGGACACGTTTGGAAAGCAAGTCTCCTTCCGGTCCAACAGCGGGCCCGGTAACGAGCAAGACCTCGTCCCCATGAAGATGAACGAGGTCCTGGCAATTGTGCAGCGTGTTTTCTTGCGCGCCGCCAATGATCATTCGGGTGATCACATGGGCGATACGCATGAAAGGTCTTAAGCCCCGAACTCAAGGCGACGAACGCCGAGTTGCTGTTGCAAACGATTGACGATGGCGGTGTGCATTTGGCTGACGCGAGATTCGGACAGGTCCAAAGTGGCCCCGATCTCTTTCATCGTCAGTTCTTCGTAGTAGTACAGAATGATGATCAGACGCTCGTTGCGGTTCAACCCTTTGGTGACCAAACGCATCAAATCGTTTTTCTGGACACGACGAGTGGGGTCTTCGCCCTTCTTGTCTTCCAAGATGTCAATCTCACGAACATCTTTGTAGCTGTCCGTTTCGTACCACTTCTTGTTCAGCGAGACGACGCCGACGGCGTTGGCTTCGCTTTGCATCTTTTCCACTTCTTTGATGTCGATCTCCATGTGAGCCGACAACTCTTGGACGGTTGGTGCACGACCAAAGCGAGCTTCCAAGGTTTTGGTCGCGGTGGCCAGTTTGCTGGCTTTACTGCGAACCAAACGTGGAACCCAGTCCATCTTGCGAAGTTCGTCGAGCATTGCTCCCCGGATCCGAGGCACGCAAAACGTTTCGAACTTCACGCCGCGTTCGGTGTCATAGGCGTCGATGGCGTCCATCAGGCCGAACATACCGGCACTGATCAAGTCATCCAGTTCCACGCCATCGGGAAGTCGTTGCCAGATGCGTTCGCCGTTGTAGCGAACCAATTGCATGTAGCGTTCCACCAACTGGTTCCGCAGCGGCTCGTAGTCAGGAGCATCCTTGGTGGTGGATTTAAAAGAAGTCCATACCTTCAAGATTGGGTCGTCAGCAGTTGCGGTAGCCGGCATAGAATCCTCCGTGATGATCACTGATTGCTCGTTTCATATCCGCAACGGAAATCCGCTGCGTGTCCGTCACTAGCAATGAAATAAGTCTTGGTGTGTTTGAACGTGCGAGTCAATCAGCATCCGTGCCGTCAACAGTCCGCCGTCATTTGGTTTGGTTTTCGGTTTCTTCCGCTGTCGTTTCGGCGACACCTTCCTGAAACCACTTCACTCGTTTGCGATACAAGTCTTCCACTCCGTCTCGGATCAACTGATCCGCAATGGTACCCGCCAAACCTCCGATGCCCATGAAAACGATCAGAGTTCCGATCGCTTCGGAAGCAACGTCTCCGGCCATCTCTCCATGCCAGATTCCGCGAAGGACAACCAGTCCCATTGCGAAAGATCCAAGCGATAGAGCCAATGATCGGGTCATGTCACCGTCCAGACAGTGAAGGCAGGCCAGAAAATAAAAACGGGCCGAA
The nucleotide sequence above comes from Rhodopirellula bahusiensis. Encoded proteins:
- a CDS encoding glycosyltransferase family 4 protein → MRIAHVITRMIIGGAQENTLHNCQDLVHLHGDEVLLVTGPAVGPEGDLLSKRVPSDARSGDHSAVETQGRAGRFELDGLPIELIDSLRRAIHPVNDWKAARDLRRTLLGFDPDVVHTHSAKGGLLGRHVGWGLKRTSTGKRPVVVHTVHGAPFHEYQSKLAHDFFVRCERWAASRCHKLISVADAMTDLMVDAGVAPREKFVTIHSGMNVDPFVHAADHREAVRQKYGLRDEHVVVGKIARLFHLKGHVDLIPAAKRVADRYPNVRFLLVGDGILRAELEQQIESLGLQENFIFTGLVPPSEVPAMIGAMDVLVHASYREGLARALPQALIAGRPAISYDIDGAREVVIDDQTGYLVGAGELDQLADRMIRLVGDAELRQRMGREGQTRFTDLFRHETMTRRIRELYSELIAAN
- a CDS encoding acetyl-CoA carboxylase carboxyltransferase subunit alpha — translated: MAGPGLEFENEIADLEGQIASLERNTDRSEEIDTAIRSLRLARVAKLKETYSSLDPWQTVQVARHKNRPYTRDYLNLAFDEFVELHGDKHFGDDRAMLSGFAKLDRFKVMVIGHQKGRTYKERAACHFGCAHPEGYRKAMVKMKMAEKYRLPVICFIDTPGAYPGIGAEERGQAQVIAESMFMMSDLKTPVICVVIGEGGSGGALGIGVGDRVAVLQHAYYSVISPEGCAGILWKSHEHAPKAAAALRFTSDHLLRLGVVDDVLEEPLGGAHRDHHQMATRMKTYLSRQLSELEEMPVDQMLEQRYEKFRRLGVFLEES
- a CDS encoding FliA/WhiG family RNA polymerase sigma factor; this translates as MIITEDSMPATATADDPILKVWTSFKSTTKDAPDYEPLRNQLVERYMQLVRYNGERIWQRLPDGVELDDLISAGMFGLMDAIDAYDTERGVKFETFCVPRIRGAMLDELRKMDWVPRLVRSKASKLATATKTLEARFGRAPTVQELSAHMEIDIKEVEKMQSEANAVGVVSLNKKWYETDSYKDVREIDILEDKKGEDPTRRVQKNDLMRLVTKGLNRNERLIIILYYYEELTMKEIGATLDLSESRVSQMHTAIVNRLQQQLGVRRLEFGA
- a CDS encoding serine/threonine-protein kinase, with the translated sequence MSKSRDFLGPYRLARLIRIGSTAEVWEAIDEGDQKRYALKILRQSMSNDKGELASLKHEYNVGKALNSPRIIKMIDHRVENGRPFLVLELFSEMNMKQALRKGPESLAYMLDKIIEQAAEGLYYMHTKNWIHRDIKPDNYLVAHDGETKLIDFTITEPKRTGLSKMFYKAKNIQGTRSYMAPEQIRGKLCDERSDIYSFGCVLFEACTGKPPYTGQTPNDLLSKHLSASIPSPIVHNDNVTKDFADLVKSMMAKSPDARPDSVWEFLKVFRNIEVWRKRPRRPEVSVFDDDGSMKSPEDMIKRPEQTNDEEEEA